In one window of Patescibacteria group bacterium DNA:
- the rpmF gene encoding 50S ribosomal protein L32 → MSVPKKHHTSSARDQRRSHHALKKTTLVQCPKCKQTIAPHRVCKYCGYYNGEEIIKIKTTLDKKKAKKEKEAKKEAKQ, encoded by the coding sequence ATGTCCGTACCAAAGAAACATCATACTTCGTCTGCCAGAGATCAAAGAAGATCACATCATGCACTTAAAAAAACTACTTTAGTACAATGTCCAAAATGCAAACAAACAATTGCACCTCATAGAGTTTGTAAATATTGTGGTTATTACAATGGAGAAGAAATAATAAAAATAAAAACTACTTTAGATAAGAAAAAAGCTAAAAAAGAAAAAGAAGCAAAAAAAGAGGCAAAGCAATAG
- the nusB gene encoding transcription antitermination factor NusB, with protein sequence MSNRHLSRTIVLQTLFTWDFNKTPGNPEKLLEYITKEVTPDIDKDEFAKILLNGVVTKWKELNGLILKYAPEWPLKQINIIDRNILRIGIYELKYSKEIPPKVAINESIELSKNYGSDNSSKFINGVLGSIYKELGGNIEDLEIKIEEE encoded by the coding sequence ATGTCTAATAGACATCTGTCTAGAACAATAGTTTTACAAACACTTTTTACTTGGGACTTCAATAAAACCCCTGGGAATCCAGAGAAACTATTAGAATACATCACAAAAGAAGTTACTCCAGATATAGACAAAGATGAATTTGCAAAAATTTTATTAAATGGTGTTGTAACAAAATGGAAAGAATTAAATGGTTTAATACTAAAATACGCCCCTGAGTGGCCATTAAAACAAATAAACATAATAGATAGGAATATCCTTAGAATTGGTATATATGAACTAAAATATTCCAAAGAAATTCCACCAAAAGTAGCTATAAATGAATCAATAGAACTATCTAAAAATTATGGCAGTGATAATAGTAGTAAATTTATAAATGGAGTACTTGGATCAATATATAAAGAACTTGGTGGAAATATTGAAGATTTGGAAATAAAAATAGAAGAAGAATAA
- the rnc gene encoding ribonuclease III, which produces MKDKTQEFAKKIKISFNDIDLLKQAFVHKSFLNENQNFKLKNNERLEFLGDAVLELITTDFLFRQFPEKPEGDLTNIRASLVNSNTLSDVAQNLEIDKYLFLSRGESKDKNSKARRYIMADSVEAIIGAIYIDKNYDEAKKFVEKNILYKIDEILEKELYMDPKTKFQEKAQEQYNITPKYKLIGEKGPDHNKIFTVGLYIDEKLISKAEGSSKQEAEINAAILGLKKQNW; this is translated from the coding sequence ATGAAAGACAAAACACAAGAATTTGCAAAAAAAATAAAAATATCATTTAATGATATAGATTTATTAAAACAGGCTTTTGTACATAAATCTTTCTTAAATGAAAATCAAAATTTCAAATTAAAAAATAATGAGAGATTGGAATTTCTTGGAGATGCAGTATTAGAACTTATAACAACTGACTTTTTATTTCGTCAATTTCCAGAAAAACCAGAAGGAGATCTTACTAATATAAGAGCAAGTTTGGTAAATTCAAATACATTATCAGATGTTGCTCAAAATTTAGAGATAGATAAATATCTTTTTCTAAGTCGAGGTGAATCAAAGGACAAAAATAGTAAAGCTAGAAGATATATTATGGCTGATTCAGTAGAGGCTATAATAGGAGCGATTTATATAGACAAAAACTACGATGAAGCAAAGAAATTTGTAGAAAAAAATATATTATATAAAATAGATGAAATATTAGAAAAAGAATTATACATGGATCCAAAAACAAAGTTTCAAGAAAAAGCACAAGAACAATACAATATAACACCAAAATACAAACTAATTGGCGAAAAAGGACCAGATCACAATAAAATATTCACAGTAGGGCTATATATAGATGAAAAACTAATATCAAAAGCAGAAGGAAGCTCAAAACAAGAAGCAGAAATAAATGCTGCAATATTGGGACTTAAAAAACAAAACTGGTAA
- a CDS encoding chromosome segregation SMC family protein codes for MFLKKIEIQGFKSFAHKTELQFNRNLTSIVGPNGSGKSNISDAIRWVTGEQSQKLLRTKKAEEIIFAGSDKKSKLGMAEVSIFLDNKNKKIPLDFDEVVITRRIFRNGESEYIINKNKVRLLDIQLLLARANFGQGNYSIVGQGMIDSILNQSSASRKDFFDEATGVKEYQIKKEKSQNKYISTQNNLKQSNLILNEISPRLKYLTKQVNKLKKQEETKIQLEELQNNYYGFIISEMNTKIKEIEQKLKEKNKEKENLQIKLEHEQSEIEKEKNKNTYSREFSDLQLEYQKLIDTRNNLSHDKVVYQGKLDIEFSSNGKSNLIWLGNHKEELEKEYDQNESEITNEEKNITSIQIHLDEKIVKQENFISKINEIKSQLEEISNSNTNKDSINIKERIKRLNDSIQNVVKNIKNLSKDELEKEFYFIEKEVQYINKSVNNENSDVKTKYEEVQKEFNKYLSSKDSLVNEIFELKNQKNIIENKLTNLKRRQEDIKIKLNKIKIDIEISNSEDKSKNQKQIEEMIGDIDKKTEILNEKISISKKEIENLDKKNQENRNKLFDAQKQAQSIQNALNIINSEIQDLNINIARLQTKKEDIDNEIKYENIDLEKLNYNAKDIDKDYSLSQINKYKNQSAQIGEIEENVEEEYTKVNEKYEFLEKQLTDLEEASKNLKRIIEDLEIKIEERFNTNFKKINEAFNKYFQVLFEGGNAGLVIKKEENIKTTNTENENSEENEEEKEDIENEESNIYNDRKCIADIIISVKIPGKKLTSMNVLSGGERSLTSIALICAIIDNNPSPFVVLDEVDAALDEANSERFAEIVDMLKNKTQFICITHNRATMHKSNTLYGVTMDDNGISKILSISFNEAEKYSEQ; via the coding sequence ATGTTCTTAAAGAAAATAGAAATCCAAGGATTTAAATCCTTTGCACATAAAACTGAATTACAATTTAATAGAAATCTCACGTCAATAGTTGGACCAAATGGTTCTGGAAAATCAAACATATCTGATGCTATAAGATGGGTTACTGGTGAACAAAGCCAAAAACTTCTTCGTACAAAAAAAGCTGAAGAGATTATTTTTGCTGGCTCAGACAAAAAAAGCAAATTAGGAATGGCCGAAGTAAGTATTTTTTTGGATAACAAAAACAAAAAAATTCCACTAGACTTTGATGAGGTTGTTATTACAAGACGAATTTTCAGAAATGGAGAAAGTGAATATATAATAAACAAAAATAAAGTAAGGTTATTAGATATACAACTACTACTAGCTAGAGCGAATTTTGGACAAGGTAATTATTCAATAGTAGGACAAGGAATGATAGATTCTATATTAAACCAATCCTCTGCTTCAAGAAAAGATTTCTTTGATGAAGCAACTGGTGTAAAAGAATATCAAATAAAAAAAGAAAAGTCACAAAACAAGTATATAAGCACTCAAAACAATTTAAAACAAAGCAATCTTATACTAAATGAAATTTCTCCTAGACTTAAATATCTTACAAAACAAGTAAATAAATTAAAGAAACAAGAAGAAACAAAAATTCAATTAGAAGAACTTCAAAACAACTACTACGGATTTATAATTTCTGAAATGAATACAAAAATAAAAGAAATCGAACAAAAACTCAAAGAAAAAAACAAAGAAAAAGAAAACCTTCAAATAAAACTTGAGCATGAACAATCTGAAATAGAAAAAGAAAAAAATAAAAATACTTATAGCAGAGAATTTTCTGATTTGCAATTGGAATATCAAAAACTTATAGATACAAGGAACAACTTATCACACGACAAGGTAGTTTATCAAGGAAAATTAGATATAGAATTTTCTTCCAATGGAAAAAGTAATCTTATTTGGCTTGGAAATCATAAAGAAGAACTTGAAAAAGAATACGATCAAAATGAATCTGAAATTACAAATGAAGAAAAAAATATAACATCCATACAAATTCATCTTGATGAAAAAATCGTAAAGCAAGAAAATTTTATATCAAAAATAAATGAAATAAAATCTCAACTAGAGGAAATATCTAACTCAAATACAAATAAAGATTCTATAAATATAAAAGAAAGAATAAAAAGATTAAATGATTCAATACAAAATGTTGTCAAAAACATAAAGAATCTCAGTAAAGATGAATTGGAAAAAGAGTTTTATTTTATAGAAAAAGAAGTTCAATATATAAATAAATCAGTCAATAATGAAAATTCAGATGTAAAGACAAAATATGAAGAAGTACAAAAGGAATTTAATAAATATCTAAGTAGTAAAGATTCTTTAGTAAATGAAATTTTTGAATTAAAAAATCAAAAAAATATAATAGAAAATAAATTAACTAATCTAAAAAGAAGACAAGAAGATATAAAAATTAAACTTAATAAAATAAAAATTGATATAGAAATATCTAATTCAGAAGACAAATCAAAAAATCAAAAACAAATAGAAGAAATGATAGGTGATATTGATAAAAAAACTGAAATTCTAAATGAGAAAATATCAATCTCAAAAAAAGAAATAGAAAATCTAGACAAAAAAAATCAAGAAAACAGAAACAAATTGTTTGATGCTCAAAAACAGGCACAATCAATACAAAATGCACTAAATATAATAAATTCAGAAATACAGGATTTAAATATAAACATAGCTAGACTTCAAACCAAAAAAGAAGATATAGACAACGAAATAAAATATGAAAATATAGATTTAGAAAAATTAAATTATAATGCAAAAGATATAGACAAAGATTACAGCTTATCTCAAATCAATAAATACAAAAATCAATCTGCTCAGATTGGAGAAATAGAAGAAAATGTAGAAGAAGAATACACAAAAGTAAATGAAAAATATGAATTTCTAGAAAAACAACTTACAGATCTAGAAGAAGCATCAAAAAATTTAAAAAGAATCATTGAAGATTTAGAGATAAAAATAGAAGAAAGATTTAATACGAATTTCAAAAAAATAAATGAGGCTTTTAATAAATATTTTCAAGTGCTCTTTGAAGGCGGAAATGCTGGTCTTGTTATAAAAAAAGAGGAAAATATAAAAACAACAAATACTGAAAATGAAAATAGTGAAGAAAATGAAGAAGAGAAAGAGGATATAGAAAATGAAGAATCAAATATATATAATGACAGAAAATGTATAGCTGATATAATAATTTCAGTAAAAATTCCAGGTAAAAAGCTCACAAGTATGAATGTATTGTCGGGTGGAGAAAGATCTCTTACATCAATTGCACTAATTTGTGCAATCATAGACAACAATCCATCTCCATTTGTAGTACTAGATGAAGTAGATGCAGCACTTGATGAAGCAAACTCTGAAAGATTTGCAGAAATAGTAGATATGTTAAAAAACAAAACCCAATTTATATGCATAACACACAATCGTGCCACAATGCATAAGTCAAATACATTATATGGAGTTACAATGGATGACAATGGAATATCAAAAATACTTTCTATAAGTTTTAATGAAGCAGAAAAATATAGCGAACAATAA
- the rpsP gene encoding 30S ribosomal protein S16, with protein sequence MLSIRFKRVGRKKAPSYRIVVMEKQKDPWSNYIEKLGFFDPKTKETVLKEDRIKYWLSVGAQASNTVSNLLLKNGIIEDIKKKAVKISKKRQTKIGDKKKLEEETKAKKEAKAIADEEARVMKEAEEAKTKEVVVEETPTPEEPKTETTESTPTEVAENKEAPITEKPVEEIPTKDSVETSKIVEEKTE encoded by the coding sequence ATGTTAAGTATTAGATTCAAAAGAGTTGGAAGAAAAAAAGCTCCATCCTATAGAATAGTTGTAATGGAAAAACAAAAAGATCCATGGTCAAACTATATAGAAAAGCTAGGATTTTTCGATCCAAAAACCAAAGAAACAGTATTAAAAGAAGACAGAATAAAATATTGGCTTAGTGTTGGAGCACAAGCTTCAAACACAGTAAGTAATTTACTTCTAAAAAATGGTATTATCGAAGATATAAAGAAAAAAGCTGTAAAAATCAGCAAAAAAAGACAAACAAAAATAGGTGATAAGAAAAAACTAGAAGAAGAGACAAAAGCCAAAAAAGAAGCAAAAGCTATAGCAGATGAAGAAGCAAGAGTTATGAAAGAAGCAGAAGAAGCAAAAACTAAAGAAGTTGTAGTAGAAGAAACACCCACTCCTGAAGAACCAAAAACTGAAACTACAGAATCTACCCCTACTGAAGTTGCAGAAAATAAAGAAGCTCCTATTACTGAAAAACCTGTAGAAGAAATTCCAACTAAAGATTCTGTTGAAACATCAAAAATAGTAGAAGAAAAAACTGAATAA
- a CDS encoding site-specific integrase: MSIFKRGKKYWIGFRFNRIRYRMPSPENSFAGAKVYESLIRQKLARGEEIVEKVKEIKIPLFEEFSYKWHKTYVMNNNKPSEQVGKKYILDKHLIPFFGKLPLNKISVLKIEEFKAKKLEEGLSPKTINNILTILSKCLKTAQEWECVNQVPKMRLLNVPPQKFDFLSNEELSSLLIGANEIIGEMILMVYMTGLRFGELAVLDWSDVDLKNKKIIIRRSITRGLIGSTKSNKIRYIPLAPQLLDMLEARSIKTGLVFPNVNGKSYTSNLALNKLHSACQLSGLRKIGWHNLRHTFASHLVQRGISILVVKELLGHSDVKTTMRYSHLGPLATVDAIRSLSEQKYNIGHNMATICLP, encoded by the coding sequence ATGAGTATTTTTAAGAGAGGAAAAAAATATTGGATAGGTTTTAGATTCAATAGAATAAGATATAGAATGCCTAGTCCTGAAAATAGCTTTGCTGGGGCCAAAGTTTACGAGTCTTTGATTAGACAGAAATTAGCTCGTGGTGAAGAGATAGTTGAAAAAGTAAAAGAGATTAAGATTCCATTATTTGAAGAGTTTTCATATAAATGGCATAAAACCTATGTAATGAATAATAATAAACCATCTGAGCAAGTAGGAAAAAAGTATATTCTTGATAAACATTTAATTCCTTTTTTTGGTAAACTCCCACTAAACAAGATAAGTGTGCTGAAGATAGAGGAGTTCAAAGCAAAGAAACTTGAGGAAGGATTAAGTCCAAAGACAATCAACAATATTTTAACAATTCTAAGTAAATGTCTTAAGACGGCTCAAGAATGGGAGTGTGTAAATCAAGTTCCAAAAATGAGGTTATTAAATGTTCCACCACAGAAATTTGATTTTCTAAGTAATGAAGAGTTATCTTCACTTCTAATTGGCGCAAATGAAATAATAGGAGAAATGATTCTGATGGTTTATATGACTGGTTTAAGATTTGGGGAATTGGCAGTCCTTGATTGGAGTGATGTTGACCTTAAGAATAAGAAAATTATTATTCGTCGTTCTATTACCAGAGGATTAATTGGGAGCACAAAAAGTAATAAGATTAGATATATCCCTCTTGCACCACAACTTCTTGATATGCTTGAAGCCAGATCTATAAAAACAGGTTTAGTATTCCCAAATGTTAATGGAAAATCTTATACTTCAAATTTGGCACTAAACAAACTTCATAGTGCCTGTCAGTTAAGTGGTTTAAGAAAAATAGGATGGCATAATTTAAGACATACATTTGCTTCTCATTTAGTTCAAAGAGGAATTTCAATACTTGTTGTAAAAGAGTTATTGGGGCATTCTGATGTTAAAACTACAATGAGATATTCTCATCTTGGACCACTTGCGACAGTTGATGCAATAAGGTCTTTAAGTGAACAGAAATATAATATTGGCCACAATATGGCCACAATTTGTTTGCCATAA
- a CDS encoding DUF5659 domain-containing protein — protein MKNLFSTSDLSLCVVLCYFGCKIEGIDKINPLRVQFYFKRENDLDKLIEGFWKKELLVEPIAFFSLIKEIKNLIYIKE, from the coding sequence ATGAAAAACTTATTTTCAACAAGTGATTTGAGTCTTTGTGTAGTTCTTTGCTATTTTGGTTGCAAAATAGAGGGAATAGACAAAATAAATCCATTAAGAGTCCAATTCTATTTCAAGAGAGAAAATGATTTAGACAAATTAATAGAAGGATTTTGGAAAAAAGAGTTATTGGTTGAGCCAATAGCGTTTTTTAGTTTAATAAAAGAGATTAAAAATTTGATTTATATTAAAGAATAA
- a CDS encoding trypsin-like peptidase domain-containing protein — MKKTFLLLIVFLCLGAIPYNFSNAVTQSQISSTVQIVCPDNYGNWFSGSGTIIDQKGIILTNKHVVTDEYGGIIDTCFIGFVESISKEPNFGTEINPNLAEVKYHTTSQDMDVALLYLDNPTNKTYTYVDIWNSNSDNLKFGDKIEAVGFPGIGGSTITYTSGDFSGFGSNSDGTQNYIKTTTPLEHGNSGGSAYNSTEQFIGIPTMVVAGTLNSLSYLLSVNSIKNWLSEILGSQYQQGIVEQEPIIERPTTSIQNDITPPNFNLSGQLCYWVYEDNYDFIGGRCFPKNLGKLEPYNHIQFILFTEDLYKIDPNGLAKTYYYFDTVPHSKIDNNVIKYVPKYLNSAQTTLALTEIIDIDSPGKYYLTFFGEDNLGNVSSPYIYEYEYQPEIFKTIKNLYFYKDSNKKQPLKAYNVDFDKIDQGWMWEPLECYTRLDNITVDWKYPVVYEGYSTKKINSFTDFGGTKFTGNLQNSNQYTITNISNGKIVQWKENHYQNGLSPEEQIYQKSLSPHNNIYYEFYMNPTNSNIVELEHKHRFLKLIYNENLEQDLLCNDNLVFAETNDYPIIVDQGLSNRLKGKLLLQVNQGGRVWYVNPDDGKRFEVTFANALPLFEKFALGISNKDLEKISLHTNNWTSATGNRLKGKLLLQVEDGGRIWYVDFDGKRWEVTWANLMTLFESLSLGITNDNLNKIEIGSL, encoded by the coding sequence ATGAAAAAAACATTTTTACTCCTTATAGTGTTTTTATGTCTAGGAGCAATACCTTATAATTTTAGTAATGCTGTTACACAAAGTCAAATTAGTTCTACGGTTCAAATTGTATGTCCAGATAATTATGGAAATTGGTTCAGTGGATCGGGAACGATAATAGACCAGAAAGGAATTATTTTAACCAATAAGCACGTTGTTACAGATGAATATGGTGGAATAATAGATACTTGTTTTATAGGATTTGTTGAATCAATAAGTAAAGAACCAAATTTTGGAACAGAAATAAACCCTAATTTAGCTGAAGTAAAATATCATACCACTTCTCAGGATATGGATGTAGCACTTCTATACCTAGACAATCCTACTAATAAAACATATACATATGTTGATATTTGGAATTCTAATTCTGATAATTTAAAATTTGGAGATAAGATTGAAGCTGTTGGGTTTCCTGGAATTGGTGGATCCACTATAACATACACATCTGGTGATTTTAGTGGTTTTGGTAGTAACTCTGATGGAACACAAAATTATATAAAAACAACAACTCCACTAGAACATGGAAATTCAGGAGGATCTGCATATAATTCTACGGAACAATTTATTGGTATTCCAACGATGGTTGTAGCTGGCACATTGAATTCATTAAGTTATTTGTTATCTGTAAATAGTATTAAAAATTGGTTATCTGAAATTTTAGGGAGTCAATATCAACAAGGTATTGTAGAACAGGAACCCATTATAGAAAGACCGACTACTAGCATTCAAAATGATATCACTCCACCGAATTTTAACTTGTCAGGTCAGCTCTGTTATTGGGTCTATGAAGATAATTATGATTTTATAGGAGGAAGATGTTTTCCAAAAAATTTAGGAAAATTAGAACCATATAATCATATACAATTTATATTATTTACTGAAGATCTATATAAAATTGATCCTAATGGGTTAGCAAAGACATATTATTATTTTGATACAGTTCCACATAGTAAAATTGATAATAATGTTATTAAATATGTGCCAAAGTATTTGAATTCAGCACAGACTACACTTGCTCTAACGGAAATTATTGATATAGATAGCCCTGGTAAATACTACCTTACCTTTTTTGGGGAAGATAATCTTGGTAACGTTTCTAGTCCGTATATTTATGAATACGAATACCAACCAGAAATTTTTAAAACGATAAAAAATTTATATTTTTACAAAGATTCTAATAAAAAACAGCCATTAAAAGCTTACAATGTAGATTTTGATAAAATTGACCAAGGATGGATGTGGGAACCTTTAGAGTGCTACACTAGATTAGATAATATTACTGTAGATTGGAAATATCCAGTTGTTTATGAAGGGTATTCAACAAAGAAAATAAATAGTTTTACAGATTTTGGGGGTACTAAATTTACTGGGAATTTACAAAACTCTAACCAATATACTATTACAAATATATCTAATGGAAAAATAGTTCAATGGAAAGAGAATCACTATCAAAACGGATTGTCACCCGAAGAACAAATTTACCAGAAAAGTTTGTCTCCTCATAACAATATATATTATGAATTTTATATGAATCCAACAAATAGTAATATTGTTGAATTAGAACATAAACATAGATTTTTAAAATTGATATATAATGAAAATCTTGAACAAGACTTATTATGTAATGATAACTTAGTTTTTGCAGAGACAAATGATTATCCAATTATTGTAGACCAGGGATTATCTAATCGTTTAAAAGGTAAGTTACTTCTTCAGGTAAACCAAGGAGGTAGAGTTTGGTATGTAAATCCAGATGATGGTAAAAGATTTGAAGTAACCTTTGCTAATGCATTACCTCTATTTGAAAAATTTGCTCTTGGAATATCTAATAAAGATTTAGAAAAAATTTCATTACACACTAATAATTGGACATCTGCTACAGGGAATAGATTGAAAGGAAAATTACTTTTACAGGTAGAAGATGGCGGTAGAATTTGGTATGTAGATTTTGATGGCAAAAGATGGGAAGTAACTTGGGCTAATTTAATGACTTTATTTGAAAGTTTGTCATTAGGTATTACAAACGATAATCTAAATAAAATAGAAATTGGGAGTTTATAA
- a CDS encoding DUF3761 domain-containing protein: MKPIFKKRIHLLLILIFIIPFLSGCDEVMDNTSYHNNYSQPPAIENIVKQEQPIKNVIPEVNTETNNNLSNDNHYTNVDGNKVHSPAYSDTIPVGASAKCRDGSYSFSQHRSGTCSHHGGVAKWY, encoded by the coding sequence ATGAAACCAATATTTAAAAAAAGGATACATCTATTGTTAATACTTATATTTATTATTCCATTTTTAAGTGGATGTGATGAGGTTATGGATAATACAAGTTATCATAATAATTATTCACAGCCACCAGCTATAGAAAATATTGTAAAACAAGAACAACCAATAAAAAATGTAATACCAGAAGTTAATACAGAAACTAATAATAATTTATCCAATGATAATCATTACACGAATGTAGATGGTAATAAGGTTCATTCACCAGCATATTCTGACACTATTCCAGTTGGTGCATCAGCAAAATGTAGAGATGGGAGCTATAGTTTCAGCCAACATAGAAGTGGAACTTGTTCTCATCACGGTGGGGTGGCTAAATGGTATTAA